Within the Flavobacterium sp. N502536 genome, the region GACAATGCGATTCAGTTTATGGCGAAGTACCATCATGATTTATTGCAGAATAACGGAAAGGTAAAAAAATCAGTTTTCAGTGCTTTAAGAGAAACCGGAATCAGTACTTTTTATACTTCGGTGGTTTTGATTCTTGGATTTGCTACTTTCACGCTTTCGAGCTTCAGCGGAACCATTGCATTGGGAGGTTTAATTTCATGCACATTGGCCTTTGCGATGTTTGCCAATTTATTGGTTTTACCGGCTTTGGTCTTGACTTTCGAAAAAAAGAAGGCTAAGAAAGAGGATTTGGAGGGATTGGAAAATTAAGGTTTCATAAAGTACACTAATAAAAGTCACTCAAAAGTATGAAAAAGATAATCCTGTTAATTCTTATATTGAATATCAACTCAACATTCTCTCAAAATTATGTTGCGAATCTAAACTTAATGTCTTCTCAAAATTATTTTGAGGGAAAAAATTTATACTGCAAATCTGAGAATTCTGAATCAATCAGACTTTTTAATCTCGGAATTGAAACTCTTTATCTAAATAGATCTTTAGATAAAAAATATCTTAAGATTACGTCAAAAGTTTTTTTTGATGCATATAAAAAAGACACAACATTTTGTGACGCTTTGTTTTTTACCGGATATACATTAAGATTATTAGGAGACAAGAATGCATTGCCCTTGTATATAGCAGCAGATAGCTCGTATAATAAATCGCTTGAGTTTAAAACAAATTTAGCCGCTGAATGTTTAAGATATGCCAATGAAAAAACCGTCAAAATTGCCAGAAAAAAATATACTGAAATAATAAAGCTATTTCCTGAAAACCCTGAGGGTTATTACGGATTTGCAATTACTTCACCAATTCTTGGAGATCACGAAAAAGGATTAGAAAATGTAAATATTGCCATTGAAAAATACAAAAATGTAAATCCAAAATTAAAGGATGATGTGATTTACTTACTGGGAATTTTACTTTCAATGAACAATAAGCATAATGAGGCCGTGAAAAACTTTGACAAAGTTTATTCTTCTTACAAAAAAGACTTTAATTTCAAGGTTTATTATTCTCTATCACTTTTAAAAGTTTCCGAAGAAAAGAAAGATGACAAAATGAAAAAGAAGGCATTAAGTATCTACGAAAAAATAAAAGAGAAAGATCAAATTCCGAAGGAAATAAAAGATCAATTAGTTTTTTCTTCTTAATTGACGAAAAAATAATTCCACGAGAAGTCCGACAACGATTAGCGAATTTCTTTACAGGCTTACTAGTGCGATTCCTCATTCCTCAGAATAACAAAAAAGAGAATAACTGACTTTATAAAAACGATCGCCCTAGCCCTGATAGCAGCGGTATCCTTTTTCTGACTTCTTTAGGAAGAAAAAGATATAGCGGATAGCAGGAAACAGCTTCTAATTTTAATTATTATCGTTTATATTTGCAGTTATTACACAACAAATAATTTAATTTCAATAGTATATATAAAATGAAACACACAAAAGTTAAAGACTTATTAAACAGTACGACGACGCTTCAGGAGGTTAATGCAAAAGGATGGGTGAGAACTTTTAGAAATAATCAGTTCATCGCACTTAATGACGGTTCTACCATTAATAATATACAATGTGTTGTTGATTTTGAAAATACACCTGACGAAACTTTAAAAAGAATTACGACCGGAGCTGCGGTTTCTGTAATTGGAACCTTGATCGAAAGTAAAGGTGCTGGTCAGAAATACGAAATTCAGGTGAATAAATTGGAAATCTTAGGAGATTCTGATGCAGAAAAATTCCCGATACAACCAAAAAACAAACCTAGTTTAGATTTCTTACGCGAAAATGCACATTTACGTGTTCGTACCAATATGTTTGGTGCAATTATGCGTGTGCGTTCGGTATTGTCGTTTGCGGTTCACAATTATTTTCAACAAAAAGGTTTTGTGTATGTAAATACGCCAATCATTACCGGTTCTGATGCTGAAGGTGCAGGAGAAATGTTTAAAGTTACGGCTTTGCCTTTTGACAACACGCCAAGAACTGAAGACGGAAAGGTAAACTATAAAGAAGATTTTTTCGAAAAAGAAACAAACTTAACAGTTTCAGGACAGTTAGAAGGAGAAACGTATGCGATGGCTTTGGGTCAGATTTATACTTTTGGACCAACTTTTAGAGCTGAAAACTCTAATACTTCTCGTCACCTTGCTGAGTTTTGGATGATCGAGCCGGAAGTTGCTTTCAATAACTTGGATGACAACATGGATTTGGCTGAAGATTTTATTCAGTATGTAATTAAATATGCTTTAGACAATTGTCAGGATGATTTGAAGTTTTTAGAAGGAAGACTTTTAGATGAAGAAAAATCAAAACCTCAGGCAGAAAGAAGCGAAATGGCTTTGTTAGAAAAACTGAACTTTGTATTAGAGAACAACTTTAAACGTGTTTCTTATACAGAAGCTATTGACATCCTGCGAGATTCTACTCCAAACAAAAAGAAAAAATTCCAATATCTTATCAACGAATGGGGAGCTGATTTACAGTCAGAACATGAGCGTTATTTGGTTGAAAAACACTTTAAATGTCCGGTAATCTTGTTTGATTACCCAGCAAACATTAAAGCGTTTTACATGCGTTTGAACGACAACACTGAACCGGGAAGAGAAACGGTTCGTGCCATGGATATCCTTTTCCCTGGAATTGGAGAAATTGTTGGTGGATCTGAAAGAGAAGAGCGTTACGACGTTTTGATCGAAAAAATGAAAGCTTTAGAAATTGACGAAGAAGAATTATCATGGTATTTAGATACCCGAAGATTCGGATCGGCAACTCACGCAGGTTTCGGACTTGGATTTGAGCGTTTGGTATTGTTTGTAACCGGAATGACAAACATCCGTGACGTAATTCCTTTCCCGAGAACTCCTGGAAATGCAGAATTCTAATCAAAGGTTCTAAGCGACTAAGATGCTAAGGCTCTAAGATTTTGAAACATAAATAAAATAATTTTAACACGAATTTAATTCGCCAACATAAGATGCTCAGTACCTTAGTACCTCAGTATCTTAGCAACTTTTTTATGCTAAAGCAATTTTTAAATTTAAAATTATCCCAAAAATTATCTCCACAGCAAATTCAGCTGATGAAGTTAATTCAATTGCCTACGCAAGCTTTTGAGCAACGTTTATTGGAAGAAATGAACGAAAATCCGGCACTGGAAGCCGGTAAAGAAGACGAATACGAAGCGGATGAATTTGCCAATGAAGACTACGACGATTACGATGATGCTGAATCTGACAGAATCGAAGCAGACGACATTAACATAGACGAATATCTAAGCGACGACGATACACCCGATTATAAAACTCAGGTGAACAATTACAGTGAAGACGAAGAACGCGAAACTCCTTTTGCTTCGCCGATTAGTTTTCATCAGGATTTAATCAATCAGTTGAATACTTTTATTCTGAATGATGAAGAACGTGAAATTGCCGAATTCCTTGTTGGAAGTATCGACGATATGGGGTACATCCGCAGAAGCGTTCCGGATATTGTAGACGATATGGCCTTTACTCAGGGAATTTATACCGATGAGAAAATGGTCGAAAAAATGCTTCAGGTGATTCATGAACTCGAACCTTCGGGAGTTGGAGCACGTGATTTACAGGAATGTTTATTGCTGCAATTGAAGCATAAAACCCCAACAGAGTATATCGATTTAGCGATTGATATCATCGAAAATCAGTTTGATGCTTTCACCAAGAAACATTACGACAAGCTTTTACAAAAATACGGCGTTTCGAACGAGCAGCTTAAAAAAGCCATTCACGAAATCGAAAGACTGAATCCAAAACCGGGAGGATCTTATACCGGAAACAATAAGGTAACAGAGAATGTAGTTCCCGATTTTGCGATTAGAATTGTAGATGGTGAACTGGAATTGACTTTAAACGGACGAAATGCTCCTTCCCTGCACGTTTCTAAAGATTATCAGGAAATGATGCAGACGTACAAAGATTCCCGTGATAAATCGTCGGCACAAAAAGATGCCGTTCAGTTTATCAAACAAAAACTGGATTCGGCTAAGTGGTTCATCGATGCGATCAGACAACGTCAGGAAACTCTTTTTGTGACGATGAATGCAATTATGCATTATCAGGAAGAGTACTTTTTGGATGGAGACGAAACCAAACTAAAACCAATGATCTTAAAAGACATTGCAGACATGGTTGGTTTGGATATTTCGACCATTTCGCGTGTCGCCAACAGTAAATATGTCGAAACACCATACGGTACAAAACTAATCAAAGAGTTTTTCTCTGAGGCCATGAAAAATGACCAAGGAGAAGACGTCTCGACTTTAGAGATTAAAAAAATCCTTCAAAACACCATTGAAGAAGAAGATAAGAAGAAACCTTTACCTGACGATCAATTAGCCGAAATTTTAAAAGAAAAAGGCTATCCAATTGCCCGAAGAACCATTGCAAAATACCGCGAACAATTAGATATTCCGGTAGCAAGGATGAGGAAAAAAATCTAATCCACAAACCCGACAGCTTTTTAAAACCTGTCGGGTTTAATTTTATAGAGCAAGAAAAGTTTACGCTACTAAATAAAAAACCTAACTGATTTTTAAATCTCGTTAGGTTTTTTTTATACCCAAAAACAACAAACCCGACAGGTATTGAAAACCTGTCGGGTTTAAATTTATAAAGCGAGAAAAATTTACGCTACTAAATAAAAAACAACAACCAATTTACCACCTTGTCTGGCTGAGCGAAGTCGAAGCCCGACAGTCGTTTTCAAAAACAACAAACCCGACAGGTTTCAAAAACCTGTCGAGTTTAATTTATAACATCCTTAAATTATTTATACTGATCCGGCGTTATCGTAATCTGAAACAAATAATTTTCTTTTTTATCATCGTAATTATAGATCAGGGTAAAACCACTGTCCCGAAAAGCTTTAAGCCCAGGATTTGCTTTAACCGTACTCAAAAGACTTGCTTCAATATTTTGTTTTATCGTTTCAATTTCTGCAGTCTCTTTTTCAACATTTAACAAAGTCAAATTGTACTGAACCACTTTATCTTTAGGCAAAGTAACATTATCCAGACGAATTCCCTCCTGAATGATTAAAGGACAATTTTCATTGTATTTATTAACCAATTCAACCATTGCCTTATCTTTCACAGGTTCTTTAAAAGAACGATACAAAACTAAAGCCAGCAATAATGCCGCAATGGCACTTACAATTAAAATCGTTGAATTCTTTTTTTTAGTAGGTTGCTGCATCTTTTAATTTGTTGGGTTAGAAAGAAAAAATCGTTATTTCTCCTGAATCTTTTTCATGGCATTATAATAAGCGGCACGGCTCAATGGCTCATACTCTTCGGTTTCACCAAGCATTACTAACTTATCGTTATCTGTTTTACGAAAACTATAATTGGCAAGATTTCCGGTACGGGTACAAACGGCGTGAACTTTTGTTACGTATTCGGCCGTCGCCATAAGTGCCGGCATAGGACCAAAAGGATTTCCTTTAAAATCCATATCAAGTCCTGCAACTATCACACGTATTCCCTGATTGGCCAGATCGTTACAAACCGTAACAATTTCATCATCAAAAAATTGTGCTTCATCAATCCCGATAACATCACAACCTTGTGCTAAAATAGAGATATTGGCTGCAGCCGGAACCGGAGTAGAACGAATTTCGTTGGCATCGTGAGATACCACCATTTCGTCATGATAGCGGGTATCAATAGCGGGTTTAAAGATTTCGACTCTTTGTTTGGCAAATTGGGCGCGTTTTAATCTGCGGATTAATTCCTCGGTTTTACCCGAAAACATTGATCCACAAATAACTTCAATCCAACCAAATTGTTCTTTGTGATTTACTGTATTTTCGAGAAACATTTTGTATTTTTCTACCTTTAAAAATGAATAGTTTTTATTACTTTGTACTGGTAATAAATCGACGTGAAAAATTGCAATTTTACACTTTTTCAAAAGTAGAAAATTTTTATCAAATCGGAGATTCGCAAACGCTTATTAACAGAAATAAAAAAATATCTTTCCGTTTTCGATCGCGAATAAAGACATTCAAATACAAAATATACTAAAATACCGTATTCACTATAATTTCAACAGTTATGAAAAAAAAATTGGAAGCCGATTTAATCAGCATTGCACATCGAATTTTAAAACTTAAAAACAAATCCGATATCAATCAATTGTATCTTGAAACGCAGAAATTATATGAAAAACTAGCGGTTTTAAAATTTGTAGACGAGAATTTCGATACTCTGAAGCC harbors:
- the rpoN gene encoding RNA polymerase factor sigma-54, giving the protein MLKQFLNLKLSQKLSPQQIQLMKLIQLPTQAFEQRLLEEMNENPALEAGKEDEYEADEFANEDYDDYDDAESDRIEADDINIDEYLSDDDTPDYKTQVNNYSEDEERETPFASPISFHQDLINQLNTFILNDEEREIAEFLVGSIDDMGYIRRSVPDIVDDMAFTQGIYTDEKMVEKMLQVIHELEPSGVGARDLQECLLLQLKHKTPTEYIDLAIDIIENQFDAFTKKHYDKLLQKYGVSNEQLKKAIHEIERLNPKPGGSYTGNNKVTENVVPDFAIRIVDGELELTLNGRNAPSLHVSKDYQEMMQTYKDSRDKSSAQKDAVQFIKQKLDSAKWFIDAIRQRQETLFVTMNAIMHYQEEYFLDGDETKLKPMILKDIADMVGLDISTISRVANSKYVETPYGTKLIKEFFSEAMKNDQGEDVSTLEIKKILQNTIEEEDKKKPLPDDQLAEILKEKGYPIARRTIAKYREQLDIPVARMRKKI
- the asnS gene encoding asparagine--tRNA ligase translates to MKHTKVKDLLNSTTTLQEVNAKGWVRTFRNNQFIALNDGSTINNIQCVVDFENTPDETLKRITTGAAVSVIGTLIESKGAGQKYEIQVNKLEILGDSDAEKFPIQPKNKPSLDFLRENAHLRVRTNMFGAIMRVRSVLSFAVHNYFQQKGFVYVNTPIITGSDAEGAGEMFKVTALPFDNTPRTEDGKVNYKEDFFEKETNLTVSGQLEGETYAMALGQIYTFGPTFRAENSNTSRHLAEFWMIEPEVAFNNLDDNMDLAEDFIQYVIKYALDNCQDDLKFLEGRLLDEEKSKPQAERSEMALLEKLNFVLENNFKRVSYTEAIDILRDSTPNKKKKFQYLINEWGADLQSEHERYLVEKHFKCPVILFDYPANIKAFYMRLNDNTEPGRETVRAMDILFPGIGEIVGGSEREERYDVLIEKMKALEIDEEELSWYLDTRRFGSATHAGFGLGFERLVLFVTGMTNIRDVIPFPRTPGNAEF
- a CDS encoding thymidine kinase, giving the protein MFLENTVNHKEQFGWIEVICGSMFSGKTEELIRRLKRAQFAKQRVEIFKPAIDTRYHDEMVVSHDANEIRSTPVPAAANISILAQGCDVIGIDEAQFFDDEIVTVCNDLANQGIRVIVAGLDMDFKGNPFGPMPALMATAEYVTKVHAVCTRTGNLANYSFRKTDNDKLVMLGETEEYEPLSRAAYYNAMKKIQEK